From Gemmatimonadota bacterium, the proteins below share one genomic window:
- a CDS encoding superoxide dismutase, with translation MSFTLPDLPYAHDALEPHIDTRTMEIHHGKHHNTYITNLNNALADHGDLSGKSLDELLADNCAIVPDAIKTAVRNNGGGHANHTQFWTIMSGSGGGNPSGNLAAAIDGTFGGLDAMKEQFAAAGATRFGSGWAWLAKDGAGNLEVYSTANQDSPIMEGKTAILGLDVWEHAYYLNYQNLRPAYIEAWWNVVDWAEAERRFNG, from the coding sequence ATGTCATTCACGCTGCCCGATCTGCCCTATGCCCATGACGCGCTCGAGCCCCACATCGATACGCGCACCATGGAAATCCATCACGGCAAGCACCACAACACCTATATCACCAACCTGAACAACGCCCTGGCGGACCACGGCGACCTGTCCGGCAAGAGCCTGGACGAACTGCTGGCCGACAACTGCGCCATCGTGCCGGACGCCATCAAGACCGCCGTGCGCAACAACGGCGGCGGCCACGCCAACCACACGCAGTTCTGGACGATCATGAGCGGCAGCGGCGGCGGGAATCCCTCGGGCAACCTGGCCGCGGCGATCGACGGTACCTTCGGCGGTCTCGACGCGATGAAGGAGCAGTTCGCGGCCGCGGGCGCGACGCGCTTCGGTTCCGGATGGGCCTGGCTCGCGAAGGACGGGGCGGGCAACCTCGAAGTCTACTCCACGGCCAACCAGGACAGCCCGATCATGGAAGGCAAGACGGCCATTCTGGGGCTGGACGTCTGGGAACACGCCTACTACTTGAATTACCAGAACCTGCGTCCCGCGTATATCGAAGCCTGGTGGAACGTCGTGGACTGGGCGGAGGCGGAAAGACGCTTCAACGGCTGA
- a CDS encoding sugar phosphate isomerase/epimerase, whose amino-acid sequence MKFKLGFSGLRWQTPDLDEILGQLKETGWDGWEIRQSLDWLGSAKRVKTISDRAGVTVAVVTSRGISLDGDFEMKERNKRRIDFAADVEADTFMFMGANRPYGRSSTPDDIRALADLSDEFADYASQYDLDVCYHIHTSTTVDSREEWELLMRLMKRAQLCIDVSHSAFWHYDPAQSIRDYRDRLVYVHLQDYKDYRFVELGDGGLLDFGAAMKALEEIGYDRWVTVCPSQSDLPDLEKMRRERAYLRKLGY is encoded by the coding sequence TTGAAATTCAAACTGGGATTCAGCGGACTGCGGTGGCAGACCCCGGACCTGGATGAAATCCTCGGGCAGCTTAAGGAAACCGGCTGGGACGGATGGGAGATCCGGCAGTCGCTGGACTGGCTGGGTTCGGCCAAACGGGTGAAGACCATTTCGGACCGTGCGGGCGTGACGGTCGCCGTCGTCACCAGCCGCGGCATATCGCTCGACGGCGATTTCGAGATGAAGGAGCGGAACAAGCGCCGCATCGACTTCGCCGCGGACGTGGAGGCCGACACCTTCATGTTCATGGGCGCCAACCGTCCCTACGGACGCTCATCGACACCGGACGACATCCGGGCCCTGGCGGACCTGTCCGACGAATTCGCCGACTACGCATCGCAGTACGACCTGGACGTGTGCTACCACATCCATACCAGCACCACGGTTGATTCCCGCGAGGAGTGGGAGCTCCTCATGCGCCTGATGAAACGGGCGCAACTCTGCATCGACGTCTCCCATTCGGCTTTCTGGCACTACGATCCCGCCCAGTCCATCCGGGATTACAGAGACCGGCTGGTATACGTGCACCTGCAGGATTACAAGGATTACCGCTTCGTCGAGCTCGGAGACGGAGGATTGCTCGACTTCGGCGCGGCCATGAAGGCGCTGGAGGAAATCGGCTACGACCGGTGGGTGACCGTGTGCCCCAGCCAGTCGGACCTGCCCGACCTCGAGAAGATGCGTCGGGAACGCGCCTATCTACGCAAACTGGGGTATTGA
- a CDS encoding zinc-binding dehydrogenase encodes MARTGRAAILSGEKGTFTVGEAVVPDPGPGEVLVRQSMCGVCGTDVHIYHGHARRKAFPLVLGHEIVGVIEKLGSGVDSDAMEKPVREGDLIAIIPGQQCGTCYFCAVVREPGLCPNVLAYGFRPYADIKPHFQGGYAEYVLLNIPRSKFLKVQSSPEVAVLLEPFTVGLHFAEKAQMKLGSTAVIQGAGAIGLFSLAAAIEAGAHRTIVVGAPASRLELAKAFGADVTINIEEVPDAQERIEAVKAETPGGYGADVVFECTGVPPAIPEGVEMLRRGGTYVEGGHFTDAGDVRMNPFNHFVFRHITLVGVWASTITHFVRGLPILESGRYPFEEMVSHTLPLSRVGEAIDALSTNYRLDGEEVRKIAISGEVAG; translated from the coding sequence ATGGCGCGAACGGGAAGAGCGGCGATCCTGAGCGGGGAAAAGGGCACGTTCACCGTCGGCGAGGCGGTGGTCCCCGACCCCGGTCCGGGAGAGGTGCTCGTAAGGCAGTCCATGTGCGGCGTCTGCGGCACGGACGTGCACATCTATCACGGCCACGCGCGGCGCAAGGCCTTTCCGCTGGTACTGGGCCATGAGATCGTGGGCGTCATCGAGAAGCTGGGGTCGGGCGTCGACTCGGACGCCATGGAAAAGCCGGTCAGGGAGGGCGATCTCATCGCCATCATCCCGGGGCAGCAGTGCGGGACCTGCTACTTCTGCGCGGTGGTGCGGGAGCCCGGGCTCTGTCCCAACGTGCTGGCCTACGGATTCCGGCCCTATGCCGACATCAAGCCCCACTTCCAGGGTGGGTACGCGGAATACGTCCTGCTGAACATACCCCGCAGCAAGTTTCTCAAGGTTCAGAGTTCCCCCGAAGTCGCCGTGCTGCTCGAACCCTTCACCGTCGGCCTGCACTTCGCCGAAAAGGCCCAGATGAAACTCGGGTCCACGGCGGTGATCCAGGGCGCCGGCGCCATCGGCCTGTTCAGCCTGGCCGCGGCCATCGAGGCTGGCGCGCACCGCACCATCGTGGTCGGGGCGCCCGCGTCTCGCCTGGAACTGGCGAAGGCCTTCGGCGCCGACGTGACCATCAACATCGAGGAAGTGCCGGACGCGCAGGAACGCATCGAAGCGGTCAAGGCGGAGACGCCGGGCGGTTACGGCGCCGACGTGGTCTTCGAATGCACGGGCGTGCCGCCGGCCATCCCGGAGGGTGTGGAAATGCTGCGGCGCGGCGGCACCTACGTGGAAGGCGGCCATTTCACGGACGCGGGGGACGTCCGCATGAACCCCTTCAATCACTTCGTGTTCCGCCACATCACCCTCGTCGGCGTCTGGGCCAGCACCATCACGCATTTCGTGCGTGGCCTGCCCATCCTCGAATCGGGCCGCTACCCCTTCGAGGAAATGGTTTCCCACACCCTACCGCTGAGCCGGGTCGGCGAGGCCATCGACGCGCTGTCGACCAACTACCGGCTCGACGGAGAAGAGGTCCGCAAAATCGCGATTTCGGGCGAGGTGGCCGGATAG
- the miaB gene encoding tRNA (N6-isopentenyl adenosine(37)-C2)-methylthiotransferase MiaB encodes MLEPPADAPAARSRALYVETYGCQMNKADSELIVGLLAREGYRVTDRVERADVILVNTCAIRENAEQRVLGRMSELNRFKTANPGLILGLCGCMSQHLGDRIIDKAPYIDLVAGPDSYRRLPAMLRTLSTEDEPALDLTWDRAEHYLDIDPVREAGVNGWVTIMRGCDKMCTFCIVPFVRGRERSTPHGEVIRQIEHLAAEGYREVTLLGQTVNKYRDGEVDFADLLSRAAEIDGIERIRFTSPHPAHFPDRLIEVMAASPKICPHTHLPLQSGASTTLSRMRRDYTPESFLDVVGRLRENIPRITLTTDIIVGFCGETEEEFEATREMMRTVQFDSAFMFKYSPRPGTASHRRLADDVPEEVKARRLTAIIEMQKAISDVWNRAYRGKIVNVLVEGRSRRDADKLFGKTDTFKTVVFPMQAGIDSNAIVPVRVNGSTPFTLFGDVAAPA; translated from the coding sequence ATGCTCGAACCGCCGGCGGACGCCCCGGCAGCACGGAGCCGCGCCCTGTACGTGGAGACCTACGGCTGCCAGATGAACAAGGCGGATTCCGAGCTGATCGTGGGGCTGCTCGCACGTGAAGGATACCGGGTCACCGACCGGGTCGAGCGGGCCGACGTGATCCTGGTGAATACCTGCGCGATCCGCGAGAACGCGGAGCAGCGGGTACTCGGACGCATGTCCGAACTGAACCGGTTCAAGACGGCCAATCCCGGTCTGATCCTGGGGCTCTGCGGATGCATGTCCCAGCACCTCGGCGACCGGATCATCGACAAGGCGCCCTACATCGACCTGGTCGCGGGTCCCGACAGTTACCGGCGGCTGCCGGCCATGCTCCGGACCCTGTCCACGGAAGACGAACCGGCGCTGGACCTGACCTGGGACCGGGCGGAACACTATCTCGACATCGACCCCGTCAGGGAAGCCGGCGTGAACGGCTGGGTCACGATCATGCGCGGTTGCGACAAGATGTGCACCTTCTGCATCGTGCCTTTCGTGCGCGGCCGAGAGCGGAGCACGCCCCACGGCGAAGTGATTCGCCAGATCGAGCACCTCGCGGCGGAAGGGTACCGGGAGGTGACCCTGCTCGGCCAGACGGTGAACAAGTACCGGGACGGCGAGGTCGATTTCGCGGACCTGCTTTCGCGGGCGGCGGAAATCGACGGCATCGAACGCATCCGGTTTACCTCGCCCCACCCGGCGCATTTCCCCGACCGGTTGATCGAGGTCATGGCGGCTTCTCCGAAGATATGCCCGCACACGCACCTGCCGCTGCAGTCCGGCGCATCGACGACCCTGTCCCGCATGCGCCGGGATTACACCCCGGAATCGTTTCTGGACGTAGTCGGCAGGCTCCGGGAGAACATCCCCCGAATCACCCTGACGACGGATATCATCGTGGGATTCTGCGGCGAGACGGAGGAAGAATTCGAGGCGACCCGCGAGATGATGCGTACCGTGCAATTCGACAGTGCCTTCATGTTCAAGTATTCTCCGAGGCCCGGGACAGCTTCCCACAGGCGGCTGGCCGACGACGTCCCGGAAGAGGTGAAGGCCCGGCGATTGACGGCGATCATCGAAATGCAGAAGGCGATCTCCGACGTCTGGAACCGGGCGTACCGGGGAAAGATCGTGAATGTGCTCGTCGAGGGTCGGTCAAGGCGGGACGCCGACAAGCTCTTCGGCAAGACGGACACCTTTAAGACCGTCGTGTTTCCCATGCAGGCGGGGATCGATTCCAACGCGATCGTGCCCGTGCGCGTGAACGGTTCCACGCCCTTTACGCTGTTTGGAGACGTCGCGGCGCCGGCATAG